In the Micromonospora narathiwatensis genome, one interval contains:
- a CDS encoding ISAs1 family transposase — MSDDPHRHAAGLLQALARVPDPRDPRGRVHSLPSLLTVAVSAVAAGQRSVSAIGEWAADLPVSTLDRLQVARDRFTNAYLVPNASTIGRVLARVDADALDTAIGRWLINRTAVTPAVGRRAIAVDGKTLRGSGRPGGQVHLLAALDQHTGAVLAQTGVDGKTNEITRFQPLLDDLDLTGAVITADALHTQREHARWLTETKHAAYLFTAKKNQPRLYRQLKALPWAKIPVLDETSSHGHGRRDIRALQAVTCLGPLAIDFPHASQALRIRRRRYNQATGRWSTVTVYAITSLGAAEARPADLADWLRGHWLIEALHYLRDVTFGEDASQVRTGNAPQAMAALRNTVISLLRMAGVTNVAKALRHNSRNPDRPLQLLGIT, encoded by the coding sequence GTGTCGGATGATCCGCATCGTCATGCCGCCGGCCTGTTGCAGGCTCTGGCCCGGGTACCCGACCCGCGTGACCCACGTGGCCGGGTCCATTCGTTGCCCAGCCTGCTCACGGTCGCGGTGAGCGCGGTGGCTGCCGGGCAACGTTCGGTGTCGGCCATCGGTGAGTGGGCGGCCGACCTGCCGGTATCGACACTGGACCGGTTGCAGGTCGCTCGGGATCGGTTCACCAACGCCTATCTGGTGCCGAACGCGTCCACGATCGGGCGGGTCCTGGCGCGTGTCGACGCCGATGCTCTGGACACGGCGATCGGCCGGTGGCTGATCAACCGGACAGCCGTCACGCCGGCAGTGGGCCGTCGGGCCATCGCTGTGGACGGCAAGACGTTACGCGGCAGCGGCCGCCCCGGCGGTCAGGTCCACCTGCTCGCCGCGTTGGACCAGCACACCGGCGCGGTGCTCGCCCAGACCGGCGTCGACGGCAAGACCAACGAAATCACCCGGTTCCAGCCGCTGCTGGACGACCTCGACCTGACCGGTGCCGTCATCACCGCGGATGCCCTGCACACCCAACGTGAGCACGCCCGCTGGCTGACCGAGACCAAACACGCCGCGTACCTGTTCACCGCGAAGAAGAACCAGCCGCGACTGTACCGGCAGCTCAAGGCCTTGCCCTGGGCCAAAATCCCGGTCCTGGACGAAACCAGCAGCCACGGTCACGGCCGCCGCGACATCCGAGCGCTGCAAGCAGTCACCTGCCTCGGTCCCCTCGCGATCGACTTCCCGCACGCCAGCCAGGCCCTACGAATTCGCCGGCGCCGGTACAACCAGGCCACAGGACGGTGGTCCACCGTCACCGTCTACGCCATCACCAGCCTCGGCGCAGCCGAGGCCCGGCCTGCCGACCTGGCCGACTGGCTACGAGGACACTGGCTGATCGAGGCCCTGCACTACCTGCGTGACGTCACCTTCGGCGAGGACGCCAGCCAGGTCCGCACCGGCAACGCCCCACAAGCTATGGCCGCCCTCCGCAACACCGTGATCAGCCTGCTCCGGATGGCCGGCGTCACCAACGTCGCCAAAGCCCTACGCCACAACAGCCGAAACCCGGACCGGCCACTACAACTCCTCGGAATCACCTGA
- a CDS encoding DUF397 domain-containing protein: MATKKFPVDLTQATWFKSSKSGPNCDNCVEVAYVTGAVGVRDSKDKTGPALVFAPGDWHAFVAGARDGAFARA; the protein is encoded by the coding sequence ATGGCGACCAAGAAGTTCCCCGTAGACCTGACGCAGGCGACCTGGTTCAAGAGCTCGAAGAGCGGGCCGAACTGTGACAACTGCGTGGAGGTCGCGTACGTGACCGGGGCGGTCGGCGTTCGGGACTCAAAGGACAAGACGGGCCCGGCCCTGGTCTTCGCCCCCGGCGACTGGCACGCTTTCGTCGCCGGTGCCAGGGACGGAGCCTTCGCCCGGGCTTGA
- a CDS encoding S8 family peptidase, whose product MGLPHRSVLVGVATLTMLAAASPALAAEPSGVVRNAGGATAVTDSYLVVLKDSAVAPGRVPEAGQRLTTRHGGVVARTWSTALRGFEVRVGAAAAARIAADPAVAYVEQNHTVSITGTQANPPSWGLDRIDQRNLPLDSSYTYPNTASNVRAYIIDTGIRTTHGDFGGRASWGTNTVDTNNTDCNGHGTHVAGTVGGSSYGVAKGVRLVAVKVLNCSGSGTTAGVVSGVDWVTQNAVKPAVANMSLGGGADSTLDTAVRNSIAAGITYGLAAGNDNGANACNTSPARVTEAITVGSTTSTDARSSFSNIGTCLDIFAPGSSITSAWNTNDTATNTISGTSMATPHVVGAAALVASANPSWTPQQVRDYLVDNATSGVVTSPGTGSPNKLLYVVNGTSSNDFSVSVSPTSGSVTAGSAVSTTVSTATTSGTAQTVTFSASGLPTGASASFSPASVTSGASSTLTISTSASTPSGTYPVTITGTATSGAKTTTYTLTVNGTGGGCTGAGQKLGNPGFESGNTVWTATTGVIGQYGSSGQPTHGGTWNAWMDGYGSTHTDTLSQSVSLPAGCTTYNFSFWLHIDSSETTTTTAYDKLTVQVLNSSGTVLTTLATYSNLNKATGYSQKTFSLAAYAGQNVTLKFTATEDVLYQTSFVIDDTAVNVS is encoded by the coding sequence ATGGGTCTCCCACACAGGTCCGTACTCGTCGGCGTGGCCACCCTGACCATGCTCGCCGCCGCCAGCCCCGCCCTGGCGGCCGAGCCGAGCGGAGTCGTCCGGAACGCCGGTGGCGCCACCGCGGTGACCGACAGCTACCTCGTTGTGCTGAAGGACAGCGCGGTCGCCCCCGGCCGGGTCCCCGAGGCCGGGCAGCGGCTGACCACCCGGCACGGTGGCGTCGTCGCCCGCACCTGGAGCACCGCGCTGCGCGGCTTCGAGGTCCGGGTCGGCGCGGCAGCCGCCGCCCGGATCGCCGCCGATCCCGCCGTGGCGTACGTGGAGCAGAACCACACCGTGTCGATCACCGGCACCCAGGCGAATCCGCCGTCCTGGGGGCTGGACCGGATCGACCAGCGGAACCTGCCGCTGGACAGCTCGTACACCTACCCGAACACGGCCTCGAACGTCCGGGCGTACATCATCGACACCGGCATCCGGACCACGCACGGCGACTTCGGTGGCCGCGCCTCCTGGGGTACGAACACCGTCGACACCAACAACACCGACTGCAACGGCCACGGCACCCACGTCGCCGGCACCGTCGGCGGATCGTCCTACGGGGTGGCCAAGGGCGTGCGGCTGGTCGCGGTCAAGGTGCTCAACTGCTCCGGCAGCGGCACCACGGCCGGGGTCGTCTCCGGCGTCGACTGGGTTACCCAGAACGCGGTCAAGCCCGCGGTGGCCAACATGAGCCTCGGCGGCGGTGCGGACAGTACGCTCGACACGGCGGTCCGCAACTCGATCGCCGCCGGCATCACCTACGGCCTGGCCGCCGGTAACGACAACGGTGCGAACGCCTGCAACACCTCGCCGGCCCGGGTCACCGAGGCGATCACGGTCGGCTCGACCACCAGCACCGACGCCCGGTCCTCGTTCTCCAACATCGGCACCTGCCTGGACATCTTCGCGCCGGGCTCATCGATCACCTCCGCCTGGAACACCAACGACACCGCGACCAACACGATCAGCGGCACGTCGATGGCGACCCCGCACGTGGTCGGCGCGGCGGCGCTGGTGGCCAGCGCCAACCCGTCCTGGACCCCGCAGCAGGTTCGCGACTACCTGGTCGACAACGCCACCAGTGGCGTGGTGACCAGCCCGGGGACGGGCTCGCCCAACAAGCTGCTCTACGTGGTCAACGGCACGTCGAGCAACGACTTCTCCGTCTCGGTCTCGCCGACGTCCGGTTCGGTGACGGCGGGTTCCGCGGTCTCCACCACCGTGTCGACGGCGACCACCAGCGGGACCGCGCAGACCGTGACGTTCTCCGCGTCCGGCCTGCCGACCGGCGCGAGCGCGTCGTTCAGCCCGGCGTCGGTGACCTCGGGCGCCTCGTCGACCCTGACGATCAGCACCTCGGCCAGCACCCCGTCCGGCACCTACCCGGTGACGATCACCGGCACCGCGACCTCCGGCGCCAAGACCACGACGTACACGCTGACCGTGAACGGCACCGGCGGCGGCTGCACCGGCGCCGGCCAGAAACTGGGCAACCCCGGCTTCGAGTCCGGCAACACCGTCTGGACCGCCACGACCGGCGTCATCGGCCAGTACGGCTCCAGCGGCCAGCCCACCCACGGCGGCACCTGGAACGCCTGGATGGACGGCTACGGCAGCACCCACACCGACACCCTGTCCCAGTCGGTGAGCCTGCCGGCCGGCTGCACCACCTACAACTTCAGTTTCTGGCTGCACATCGACAGCTCGGAGACGACCACCACCACCGCCTACGACAAGCTCACGGTGCAGGTCCTCAACTCCTCCGGCACCGTCCTGACGACCCTGGCCACCTACTCCAACCTGAACAAGGCCACCGGCTACAGCCAGAAGACGTTCTCCCTGGCCGCCTACGCCGGCCAGAACGTCACCCTGAAGTTCACCGCCACCGAAGACGTCCTCTACCAGACGTCCTTCGTCATTGACGACACCGCGGTCAACGTGTCCTGA
- a CDS encoding WecB/TagA/CpsF family glycosyltransferase, producing MTTGTKRNVLGVLVDATDYARATEAVVSAAHERHPLALTALAVHGVMTGVLDPAHNARLNSFDVVTPDGQPVRWALNLLHGAGLTDRVYGPELTLRVLARFADEGLPVYLYGSTEETLSRLIPALERKFPALKIAGVEPSKFRSMEPGEDVEIANRIRASGARLVLVGLGCPRQEVFAYAMRPLLDLPLMAVGAAFDYHAGLLRNPPPWMQRAGLEWFWRLGLEPKRLWRRYVILNPAYLARLAAQKTGLWKAAPPPPATQRPAAFDV from the coding sequence ATGACCACCGGCACCAAGCGGAACGTGCTCGGCGTCCTCGTCGACGCGACCGACTACGCCCGGGCGACCGAGGCGGTCGTGTCGGCGGCGCACGAGCGCCACCCGCTGGCGCTGACCGCGCTGGCCGTGCACGGCGTGATGACCGGGGTGCTCGACCCGGCGCACAACGCCCGGCTCAACTCGTTCGACGTGGTCACCCCCGACGGACAGCCGGTCCGCTGGGCGCTCAACCTGCTGCACGGCGCCGGCCTCACCGACCGGGTCTACGGCCCGGAGCTGACGCTGCGGGTGCTCGCCCGCTTCGCCGACGAGGGCCTGCCGGTCTACCTGTACGGCTCCACCGAGGAGACCCTGTCCCGGCTGATCCCGGCGCTGGAGCGGAAGTTCCCGGCGCTGAAGATCGCCGGCGTCGAGCCGTCGAAGTTCCGGTCCATGGAACCGGGCGAGGACGTCGAGATCGCCAACCGGATCAGGGCCAGCGGCGCGCGGCTCGTCCTGGTCGGGCTGGGCTGCCCCCGCCAGGAGGTCTTCGCGTACGCCATGCGGCCGCTGCTGGACTTGCCGCTGATGGCGGTCGGGGCCGCGTTCGACTACCACGCCGGGCTGCTGCGCAACCCGCCGCCGTGGATGCAGCGCGCCGGGCTGGAGTGGTTCTGGCGGCTCGGCCTGGAGCCGAAGCGCCTCTGGCGGCGCTACGTCATCCTCAACCCGGCCTACCTGGCCCGGCTGGCCGCGCAGAAGACCGGCCTGTGGAAGGCCGCCCCGCCGCCCCCGGCCACCCAGCGCCCCGCCGCCTTCGACGTCTGA
- a CDS encoding NAD-dependent epimerase/dehydratase family protein, whose translation MTVALVTGSGGLIGSEAARHFAGLGLDVVGIDNDMRRYFFGEDGSTSWSLERLAADLGHAYTHFSVDIRDRDGLEQVFKKYGSDIGVVIHSAAQPSHDWAAKEPYTDFDVNAGGTLNMLENTRRHAIDAPFIHCSTNKVYGDRPNSLPLVELETRYELPEDHPYHQGITEDMSIDESLHSVFGASKVAADVMVQEYGRYFDMRTACFRGGTLTGPAHSAAELHGFLAYLMRCVMEGRTYNLFGYKGKMVRDAIHSRDVLTAFEAFFRAPRSAQVYNLGGGRHSNTSHIEAFQIAEEITGRAANINYVEQARTGDHQWYVSSMARFEEHYPDWKITYDVPMILREIYEANVDKWVPKA comes from the coding sequence GTGACTGTCGCGTTGGTGACCGGTTCGGGCGGTCTGATCGGTTCCGAGGCGGCCCGGCACTTCGCCGGCCTCGGGCTCGACGTGGTCGGCATCGACAACGACATGCGGCGGTACTTCTTCGGCGAGGACGGTTCGACCTCCTGGAGCCTGGAACGGCTCGCCGCCGACCTCGGTCACGCCTACACCCACTTCTCCGTCGACATCCGGGACCGGGACGGCCTGGAACAGGTCTTCAAGAAGTACGGCTCGGACATCGGCGTGGTGATCCACAGCGCCGCGCAGCCCAGCCACGACTGGGCGGCCAAGGAGCCGTACACGGACTTCGACGTCAACGCGGGCGGCACCCTCAACATGCTGGAGAACACCCGCCGGCACGCGATCGACGCGCCCTTCATCCACTGCTCGACCAACAAGGTGTACGGCGACCGCCCGAACAGCCTGCCCCTGGTCGAGCTGGAGACCCGGTACGAGCTGCCCGAGGACCACCCCTACCACCAGGGCATCACCGAGGACATGTCGATCGACGAGTCGCTGCACTCGGTCTTCGGCGCCTCGAAGGTGGCCGCCGACGTGATGGTCCAGGAGTACGGCCGGTACTTCGACATGAGGACCGCCTGTTTCCGGGGCGGCACGCTGACCGGCCCGGCCCACTCGGCCGCCGAGCTGCACGGCTTCCTGGCGTACCTGATGCGCTGCGTGATGGAGGGCCGGACGTACAACCTCTTCGGCTACAAGGGCAAGATGGTCCGGGACGCGATCCACTCCCGGGACGTGCTGACCGCGTTCGAGGCGTTCTTCCGCGCACCGCGCTCGGCCCAGGTCTACAACCTGGGTGGCGGCCGTCACTCGAACACCTCGCACATCGAGGCGTTCCAGATCGCCGAGGAGATCACCGGCCGCGCGGCGAACATCAACTACGTCGAGCAGGCCCGCACCGGCGACCACCAGTGGTACGTCAGCAGCATGGCCCGGTTCGAGGAGCACTACCCCGACTGGAAGATCACCTACGACGTACCGATGATCCTTCGGGAGATCTACGAGGCGAACGTCGACAAGTGGGTGCCGAAGGCATGA
- a CDS encoding FhaA domain-containing protein: MASGPEEEPVSVLQRFEKRLEGLVEGAFAKVFKGVVHPVEILNAMQREAEAHKAILAGGRTLVPNRYVIDLSPYDHSRLAPYAAALAQELAQSQAEFIGEQAWTVYGDVIVEVERGEGLDTGMFRVTAEVYTGGDVAPVSAPGGYDAGPAYPSYDQGGGYGPPPGHGGGRNVRLVSGDGRTYPLQMGSTVIGRGDQANLRLPDVGISRRHARLDFDGGQVVLTDLGSTNGTMVNGQRVSAVALNPGDMIQLGTTTLTFRVDG; this comes from the coding sequence ATTGCCTCGGGACCCGAGGAGGAGCCGGTGAGCGTGCTGCAACGCTTCGAGAAGCGTCTGGAAGGCCTGGTCGAGGGGGCCTTCGCCAAGGTCTTCAAAGGGGTGGTCCACCCCGTGGAGATCCTCAACGCCATGCAGCGGGAGGCCGAGGCGCACAAGGCGATCCTGGCCGGTGGGCGTACGTTGGTGCCCAACCGCTACGTGATCGATCTCTCGCCATACGACCACAGTCGGCTGGCGCCGTACGCTGCGGCGTTGGCCCAGGAGCTGGCCCAGTCGCAGGCGGAGTTCATCGGCGAGCAGGCCTGGACGGTCTACGGCGACGTCATCGTCGAGGTTGAGCGCGGCGAGGGGCTGGACACCGGCATGTTCCGGGTCACCGCGGAGGTCTACACCGGCGGCGACGTCGCCCCGGTCTCCGCGCCCGGCGGCTACGACGCCGGACCGGCCTACCCGTCCTACGACCAGGGCGGCGGCTACGGCCCGCCGCCGGGCCACGGTGGTGGCCGCAACGTCCGGCTGGTCTCCGGCGACGGCCGCACCTACCCCCTCCAGATGGGCTCGACCGTGATCGGTCGCGGTGACCAGGCCAACCTGCGCCTGCCCGACGTCGGCATCTCCCGCCGACACGCCCGGCTGGACTTCGACGGCGGCCAGGTCGTGCTGACCGACCTCGGCTCCACCAACGGCACCATGGTCAACGGCCAGCGCGTGTCCGCCGTCGCGCTCAACCCGGGCGACATGATCCAGCTCGGCACCACCACCCTGACCTTCCGCGTGGACGGCTGA
- a CDS encoding FHA domain-containing protein FhaB/FipA — translation MPELVITVARFGFLILLWIFVFTVVGVIRRDLFAGARSGRLVAAPRAVGASTGQAAKPAKVKRGRAAHQLVVTAGQLAGTRITLGESQITIGRAEDSTLVITDDYASARHARLVPRDGQWFVEDLGSTNGTYLDRAKVTGPTPVPLGVPIRIGRTSLELRP, via the coding sequence TTGCCGGAACTCGTCATCACCGTCGCTCGGTTCGGGTTCCTCATCCTGCTGTGGATCTTCGTGTTCACGGTGGTCGGGGTGATTCGCCGGGACCTCTTCGCGGGGGCCAGGTCGGGTCGGTTGGTGGCCGCGCCACGCGCGGTCGGCGCCTCGACCGGGCAGGCGGCGAAGCCGGCGAAGGTGAAACGGGGCAGGGCCGCGCACCAACTGGTGGTCACCGCGGGCCAGTTGGCCGGCACCCGCATCACCCTCGGGGAATCCCAGATCACGATCGGTCGGGCCGAGGATTCGACGCTGGTGATCACCGACGACTACGCCTCGGCGCGGCACGCCCGGCTCGTACCGCGGGACGGCCAGTGGTTCGTCGAGGACCTTGGTTCGACTAACGGCACGTACCTGGATCGCGCTAAGGTCACCGGACCGACCCCCGTCCCCCTCGGCGTGCCGATCCGGATCGGCCGCACTTCTCTCGAATTACGGCCATGA
- a CDS encoding PP2C family protein-serine/threonine phosphatase, with amino-acid sequence MTLTLRYAAHSDRGLIRDGNQDSVYAGPRLLAVADGMGGMAAGDVASNIVIGAMAPLDEDVPGDALVDALRSAVGTANQQLRDTVDANPQLEGMGTTLTATLFSGSKLGMVHIGDSRAYLLRNGEFAQITKDDTYVQMLVDEGRISAEEASSHPQRSLLTRALDGRDIDPEYSVRQVLPGDRYLICSDGLSGVVSADTIADTMREYGDPQQCVERLVQLALRGGGPDNITVIIADATDQDIVEATPIVGGAAARDRGMATSADVSTPAARASALSAPRPAAPEEPVDREDEPERGRHRPLRTAAMLLALLVILGGGVFGGWSYTQRQYYVGATEDGQLAVFRGVPGQIAGLDLSSVHSRSTAKLDDLTLAAQEQVKQGIQAKSEPDAERRLAELTIDDPTNPNLKPICPPSPTATAVSPSPTPNTTAGTPTPAASTGGSLSVTATAEPTGTPAPTTTPDAVASDTVPPVDPAGCRSGE; translated from the coding sequence ATGACTCTGACCCTGCGCTATGCGGCCCACAGTGACCGCGGTCTGATCCGAGACGGTAACCAGGATTCCGTCTACGCCGGGCCGCGGCTGCTCGCCGTCGCCGACGGCATGGGCGGCATGGCCGCCGGTGACGTCGCCAGCAACATCGTCATCGGTGCCATGGCGCCCCTCGACGAGGACGTCCCAGGTGACGCCCTCGTCGACGCGCTGCGTTCCGCCGTCGGCACCGCCAACCAACAACTCCGCGACACCGTGGACGCCAACCCGCAGTTGGAGGGGATGGGCACCACGCTCACCGCGACCCTCTTCTCGGGCAGCAAGCTCGGCATGGTTCACATCGGTGACTCGCGGGCCTATCTCCTGCGGAACGGTGAGTTCGCGCAGATCACGAAGGACGACACGTACGTCCAGATGCTCGTCGACGAGGGCCGCATCAGCGCGGAGGAGGCGAGCAGCCACCCCCAGCGCTCGCTGCTCACCCGAGCGCTGGACGGCCGCGACATCGACCCCGAATACAGCGTCCGGCAGGTGCTCCCCGGCGACCGCTACCTGATCTGCTCCGACGGCCTGTCGGGCGTGGTCAGCGCGGACACCATCGCCGACACCATGCGCGAGTACGGCGACCCGCAGCAGTGCGTGGAGCGCCTCGTGCAGCTCGCCCTGCGCGGTGGCGGTCCGGACAACATCACGGTGATCATCGCCGACGCCACCGACCAGGACATCGTCGAGGCGACCCCGATCGTGGGCGGCGCCGCCGCCCGGGACCGGGGCATGGCCACCTCAGCCGACGTCTCCACCCCGGCGGCCCGCGCCTCGGCGCTCTCCGCGCCACGACCGGCCGCGCCCGAGGAGCCGGTCGACCGCGAGGACGAGCCGGAACGCGGGCGGCACCGGCCGCTGCGTACCGCCGCGATGCTGCTCGCGCTGCTGGTCATCCTCGGCGGTGGCGTCTTCGGCGGGTGGAGCTACACCCAGCGCCAGTACTACGTCGGCGCCACCGAGGACGGCCAGCTCGCCGTCTTCCGTGGGGTGCCGGGCCAGATCGCCGGGCTCGACCTGTCGAGCGTGCACTCCAGAAGCACGGCCAAGCTGGACGACCTCACCCTGGCCGCCCAGGAACAGGTCAAGCAGGGCATCCAGGCCAAGAGCGAGCCGGACGCCGAGCGCCGGCTGGCCGAGTTGACGATCGACGACCCGACCAACCCCAACCTCAAGCCGATCTGCCCGCCGAGCCCGACGGCCACGGCGGTCAGCCCGAGCCCGACCCCGAACACGACCGCCGGCACTCCCACGCCGGCGGCCAGCACGGGCGGCAGCCTGTCGGTCACCGCCACGGCGGAACCGACCGGCACGCCCGCGCCGACCACCACGCCCGACGCCGTCGCCTCCGACACCGTTCCGCCGGTCGACCCGGCGGGCTGCCGGTCGGGGGAGTGA
- a CDS encoding FtsW/RodA/SpoVE family cell cycle protein, whose amino-acid sequence MTAAAVPASSPASTGEQPGVRLARSRRNAELSLLLLAMVLVAAYGATVEANVLDTVTPDFWVPAAVLGLVFLGLHLVIRWLAPFADPALLPAVALLNGIGVGFLRRYDLAKADPADRESLTIFAGTGGRQLAWTLAAVVLAAGLLAIMRDHRSLSRYAYTLGLAGVVLVMIPAVLPARFSEINNAKLWIRFGGFQIQPGEFAKLALLAFFAYYLVRKREVLSLASRRVLGIDFPRGRDLGPVLVVWMISILVLVFEKDLGTSLLYFGMFVVTLYIATERVSWLLIGLVLFFGGAYLAYVLGSTVGGPFANFYLRAEIWLDPFGDPYDKGYQLVQGLLTLGTGGLFGAGPGGGQPTLLPEVQTDFIFAGIGEEIGLFGLSALLVIYLLIVERGLRAALAVRDSFGKLLAGGLAFTLGLQVFVIVGGISKLIPLTGQTTPFLSAGGSSLMANWLLIATLLRVSDGARRPVAPSGAAARPSGGPPEQLHGALTEVIRP is encoded by the coding sequence GTGACCGCAGCCGCCGTACCGGCCAGCTCGCCCGCCTCGACGGGCGAGCAGCCGGGCGTACGCCTGGCCCGGTCCCGGCGTAACGCGGAGCTGTCGCTGCTGCTGCTCGCCATGGTGCTGGTGGCGGCGTACGGGGCGACGGTCGAGGCGAACGTGCTGGACACCGTCACCCCCGACTTCTGGGTTCCGGCCGCCGTGCTGGGGCTGGTCTTCCTCGGCCTGCATCTGGTGATCCGCTGGCTGGCACCCTTCGCCGATCCGGCGCTGCTGCCGGCGGTCGCCCTGCTCAACGGCATCGGGGTGGGCTTTCTGCGCCGCTACGACCTGGCGAAGGCCGACCCGGCCGACCGGGAGAGCCTGACCATCTTCGCCGGCACCGGTGGCCGGCAGTTGGCCTGGACGCTCGCCGCGGTGGTCCTGGCCGCCGGGCTGCTGGCGATCATGCGGGACCACCGCTCGCTCTCCCGGTACGCGTACACGCTGGGGCTGGCCGGCGTCGTGCTGGTGATGATCCCGGCGGTGCTGCCGGCCCGCTTTTCTGAGATCAACAACGCCAAGCTGTGGATCCGGTTCGGCGGGTTCCAGATCCAACCGGGTGAGTTCGCCAAGCTCGCCCTGCTCGCCTTCTTCGCGTACTACCTGGTCCGCAAGCGTGAGGTGCTCTCGTTGGCCAGCCGGCGGGTGCTCGGCATCGACTTCCCGCGCGGCCGGGACCTCGGCCCGGTCCTCGTGGTCTGGATGATCAGCATCCTGGTCCTGGTCTTCGAGAAGGACCTGGGCACCTCGCTGCTCTACTTCGGCATGTTCGTGGTGACGCTCTACATCGCCACCGAGCGGGTCAGTTGGCTGCTCATCGGCCTGGTCCTCTTCTTCGGCGGTGCCTACCTGGCGTACGTGCTGGGCAGCACGGTGGGCGGCCCGTTCGCCAACTTCTACCTCCGGGCCGAGATCTGGCTGGACCCGTTCGGCGACCCGTACGACAAGGGTTACCAACTCGTCCAGGGCCTGCTCACGCTCGGCACCGGCGGCCTCTTCGGGGCGGGGCCGGGTGGCGGCCAGCCGACGCTGCTGCCCGAGGTGCAGACCGACTTCATCTTCGCCGGCATCGGTGAGGAGATCGGCCTCTTCGGCCTCTCCGCGCTGCTGGTGATCTATCTGCTGATCGTCGAGCGGGGGCTGCGGGCCGCGCTGGCGGTGCGGGACTCGTTCGGCAAGCTCCTCGCCGGCGGCCTGGCCTTCACCCTGGGTCTCCAGGTGTTCGTCATCGTCGGCGGGATCAGCAAGCTCATCCCGCTGACCGGCCAGACCACCCCGTTCCTCTCCGCCGGTGGTTCGTCGCTGATGGCGAACTGGCTGCTCATCGCGACCCTGCTCCGGGTCTCCGACGGCGCCCGCCGGCCGGTGGCCCCCAGCGGCGCGGCGGCCCGGCCGAGCGGAGGTCCGCCGGAGCAGCTGCACGGTGCCCTCACGGAGGTGATCCGGCCGTGA